In Macadamia integrifolia cultivar HAES 741 chromosome 5, SCU_Mint_v3, whole genome shotgun sequence, a single window of DNA contains:
- the LOC122077761 gene encoding glyceraldehyde-3-phosphate dehydrogenase A, chloroplastic, which translates to MASATLSVANPSLQANCKGFSEFSGLRNSIGPLPFAKKTPHDDFLSVIAFQTSAVGGKGNKRGVVEAKLKVGINGFGRIGRNFLRCWHGRKDSPLDIIAINDTGGVKQASHLLKYDSTLGIFDADVKSVGDNGISVDGKVIKVVSNRNPLNLPWKELGVDLVIEGTGVFVDRDGAGKHIQAGAKKVLITAPGKGDIPTYVVGVNADAYNPEEPIISNASCTTNCLAPFVKVLDQKFGIIKGTMTTTHSYTGDQRLLDASHRDLRRARAAALNIVPTSTGAAKAVALVLPTLKGKLNGIALRVPTPNVSVVDLVVQVSKKTFAEEVNAAFRDSAEKELNGILSVCDEPLVSVDFRCSDVSSTVDSSLTMVMGDDMVKVIAWYDNEWGYSQRVVDLADIVANNWK; encoded by the exons ATGGCTTCGGCTACTCTCTCTGTAGCCAATCCTTCCCTTCAG GCGAACTGTAAAGGGTTCTCGGAATTCTCAGGCCTCCGCAACTCCATCGGCCCTCTTCCCTTCGCCAAAAAGACCCCTCATGATGATTTCCTTTCGGTCATTGCCTTCCAGACCTCTGCA GTTGGTGGGAAGGGAAACAAGAGAGGAGTGGTGGAGGCAAAGCTGAAGGTAGGGATCAATGGATTCGGGAGGATAGGAAGGAACTTCCTCAGGTGTTGGCACGGGAGGAAGGATTCCCCTCTCGACATCATCGCCATCAACGACACTGGTGGTGTCAAGCAGGCGTCCCACCTCCTCAAGTACGACTCCACGCTCGGCATCTTCGACGCCGACGTCAAATCCGTTGGCGACAACGGCATCTCCGTCGACGGGAAGGTCATCAAGGTAGTATCGAACCGGAACCCGCTGAACCTGCCCTGGAAGGAACTCGGGGTGGACCTGGTCATCGAGGGGACCGGAGTCTTCGTCGACAGGGATGGCGCGGGGAAGCACATCCAGGCGGGTGCGAAGAAGGTGCTCATCACCGCTCCCGGAAAGGGCGACATTCCCACCTACGTGGTTGGGGTGAACGCCGACGCCTACAACCCGGAGGAGCCAATCATCAGCAACgcctcctgcaccaccaactGCCTGGCACCCTTTGTCAAGGTGCTGGACCAGAAGTTTGGCATCATCAAGGGAACCATGACCACCACCCATTCCTACACGGGAGACCAGAGGCTCCTCGACGCCAGCCACCGTGACCTGCGCCGTGCCCGCGCCGCCGCTCTTAATATCGTCCCCACGTCCACTGGGGCCGCGAAGGCTGTCGCCCTTGTGCTTCCCACCCTCAAGGGGAAGCTCAACGGCATCGCCCTCCGGGTCCCCACACCGAACGTGTCCGTGGTGGACTTGGTGGTCCAGGTTTCGAAGAAGACGTTCGCGGAGGAGGTGAATGCGGCCTTCAGGGACAGCGCCGAGAAGGAGCTGAATGGGATACTCTCCGTCTGCGACGAGCCCCTGGTCTCGGTCGACTTCAGGTGTTCGGACGTGTCCTCCACGGTTGACTCCTCACTCACAATGGTCATGGGTGACGACATGGTCAAAGTCATCGCCTGGTACGACAATGAGTGGGGTTACTCCCAGAGGGTCGTCGATTTGGCTGACATCGTCGCCAACAACTGGAAGTGa